The Clavelina lepadiformis chromosome 1, kaClaLepa1.1, whole genome shotgun sequence genome segment CAAATGTTCCTGCTGTTGCTTTTTTAGTTTTTCCTGCAGTTCCTGTATTTTCTGTTGTGCAGCTTGATAATCATCTGACTTAGCCTTTTTTGCTTGATTCATAGCATGTCGTCGCATGTTGAACATATTTTCTTTGAACGCTTTTATTTCTGCCTTTACATCTGCGGGATGCTCCACCAGTTCTGGTATTCCTAATGCTCTGTAGGTAAAAAACAATATGCAGCtgcaatgagaagtaaaaactaaaaacttatTTCACCTTAAGCTCTAAGAGAAAAATAAGTAACCATACCTTTGAAGTCTTGGGTTTAGAAATAACTTCAATTGAACAAAACTATACACATTGCTGGTCAgccaaaatataaataaagaaGAAGGttgataaacaaaaaaggGGAGAGAAATGAACGGTATCCAAGGCAAAACTTTCTGGAGCTACAAAAACATGGAAATACTAATAAGACAGTTTAACTGGAAATCTTGCCTCTGTATAGCAATTGTACAGATATGTAAGTATCCAATATGGATACACTGAAAACGGTATATGACTCTCCAATCTCTATACATGCAGAATTATAACAGTGAAATACGTATCTTTCCAAAAAGTTGGCTTTTATCTTACAATAATTTGAccaatgcaaaagaaaaatgctGTTAGCTATAGGATATTTACCTTAAATAGTTCAAAcaacatttattgtttgtcaGGTATTATTATACACATATTATATTGTCTCTTATTTTCCTTAATGGAAACCTTACAAGAAATTCACACTTACAAGGAGTAGGGAAATGGAGTGCAGAAATTAAGATTACCAGTAACTAAAATAACCGCTATTACGGTAGTCATGTATTTTTGCAGTCAGTTGTCTTAAGTTTAGGCAAACAGCAGTTTTGAAGTAAAATCTCCAGCTGTTGCTAGTGCAGTGGCCAACTATACTTTTCTTCAGTTAAATAGGCTAGTAAAATAATCTTACAGCAGGTATTTCAGCAGTAGAACCAATTTCACCAGAAGCAGCGCCATATCTAAGAATAAAACTCATTGACATACAAGCTAATACAGGTAGGAGAAAGTATGGATCAGCTACAGTCAAATCTGTAAACCACAGCATTCCACTCTCTGTCAAACTGGGAAGTTTTGCCTGCAATATAACAACTTTGTATAATACCACACTTTACTTTCAACATGATAAGTGACAAAATTTAACAAGAGACATACAAGCATTCAATACCTGAGACATTTCACGAAGGGCACCAAAAAATGATAAGTAAATTAAACCGATTGGAAGCTGAAACAAAAGTGGTTTTATTGGATTAATATTTTTCTCCCTCATGAAGTTCATATATTTGGAtgcatttgcttttttttcaaattcattAGTAGCAGTCATAGCTTTCATCTGAAGCTTCATCTGCaatgaaaaaattacaataataataaaatggtTCATAATAGCCTCGTTATATGCAGGGTTAAAGAAGGTATGTTTTTTATAAGGTGAGATAGCAAACATGTAATCAATGCTACTTTCGCTTAAATTGATGGCTTGATTTAAGTAGACTTCCACGTTAACTGACTCGACTCAAGACATATGTCTGCAATTCAGTTAGACTGAAGTCACAAAAGACAATAGCAATATGTATTCTGGTAATGCAACAATGTAGATGTTCTCAAAAACTTGCATACAACGATTATCACAATATTAATGGATTCCGAATATCATTTAGATCTATTTCATGCAactaaaatttcatttaaagatATTCTCTGAAAATCCAGCAAAATCGACAGTAAAAGACCTTTTAGAAACTGAGGATCGATGTTAACAACTTTCTTAGAAAGAAAGAGtcttttacaaaacaatgaaatatttccacaCAAAACCACACTCAATTGGGTACAAATGAGTTAATAAAACTGCAAGtgagttaattttttaatccaaactacaaaataattttaaccaAGTAATATCAGTCATAACAACAAGATTTTAATGATAgaattatgtaaatttatgATAATTCAggccaataaaaaaatttttttttcaaaaggcatgatatgttagattgatttaggggtatatcaggggcgctgagtccgaaaatgccattacttttgctgatttggctctagtttttgagatattgcttCTTCCTACATATACCATGAAAAGTTAGAAATGTATGCTAGTGAGTAACataagttaataaaaactgaagccatgtgaagcagctatttagttttgcccAAATGTTGAGTTGTCTGGCACAAATTCTTCGCTTGGGAGGTAAATAAGGCCTTAAattagtttatatcatctcCAATCAAGCATAACCATCATCATCTCATCCAGAAACTTTCTTATACTGAGCATAACTGGGAGATATGCGATGATTTGAAAATGGTCAACTTTCTCATAGGACAACAAGCGGGCTACACCAAGTAtcctgctttatttgttattggGATAGTCGGGCCACTGATCAACACTGGATTAAAAAGGAATGGCCCATACGTGAACAATTTGTGCACGgagataaaaacattgtaaatgaaccTTCAGTCGTGATGGCATCATTTTACCCCCATTGCACATCAAATtgggtttgatgaaacaatttgtcaaggccTTACAAGATGGTGCGTGTTTTGATTACTTGTGCAAAGTATTATCTGGTCTTAGTATTAAAAAGCTGAAAGCAGGAACTTTTGATGGgccacaaatacaaaaattaattaaagatcAAGTTTTTCCCTCACATATAAATGAAGTTGAGAAGGCAGCCTGGCACTCTTTCCTTGCAGTTGTAAAAGGATTTCTTGGaaacacaaaagcaagcaactaCAGTATGTGGATCTCGTACAAGTGATGCATACGAATTTTCAAGCTCTTGGATCAAGGATGAGCGTAAAAGTTCACTATCTATTCAGTCACTTAGATCGCTTCCCTGAAAACCTCGGAAATATGAgtgaggaacaaggtgaaagGTTTCATCAAGATATTAAATTAACGGAAGAGAGATATCAAGGTAGATGGGATactcacatgatggcagattactgctggtgCCTAATGCAAAGCTGTCCACAACAAGACTACAGGCGAAAGTCGTACAAGAGGATTTTCCTGCAGATGACTTCAAGCTAATTTGAGTAAATAACTAGAGTGCAtctaagaacttcactaatgcaCATCCTGAGATGGATATATTTCTTCATTAAAGGgttttgctttgaatactCCGTGGTAAATGAAAAAAGGTGATTGTTTGTTCATTTcgtctgtttttacaaattttttctttcttttgtaggcttaggcatacttggtttgttattaccaaactactgctatttattgttcacttcaagcaagttttaatgtggtattggaagcttagtctcacaaattgcaatatgttaGAGGAATCTGATTAAAATACGAATAAATGGGGgattttttgtattgaataTATGGAAAAGAATAGATTTATGCAGCACTTCTTCATTTAACTAATCTCACTGTGTCTTTAGCTTTTGctcattcttgtggttttagtgCTGATAGACTTActacaacatttaatataggctGTTCCTTCAGAAAAATGCAACCTagcttcaaatttaaaatttacgaaaaatatcgaaatttgctaatatcttaaaaactagagccaatctgcaaaaactaatggcattttcgagctcagcgcccctgatatactccaaaatcgttcttaccttccatgccaaaatttttttgttggcctgtataataaataattgttaTTCCCTAAAACTAACCAGTCTGAAACTATCTAACTCCATACAATATCCAATCCCTAAAAATGTTTGATGTGTTGCCGCACCCCCTGCTTCCATGAAATGTAGCTTTCGAGTAAGGTAAGTTAGACATTTTGGGATACAAATAGTTGCCTTTCCCTAGATTTCGCActcattaaaaatttagctCGCATCAACACTCCTGCGTGTGATCATCCCTAATTAGGAACCCCTGCAAAAAATGGTCAGTTGCTACTAACTTTAATGGCAACAACATGTGCAGAAGCATGTTACATCACCACAGCACAACTCCAGAAGCAGTTGAAAATACTGCAAAATGTGATATGAAAGCACACCTGAAATTAAACAGTTTACATCTTGTGGACTTGACTAGACTAAACCGTATCAAGCAACTTGATTTAAATCACACAACGAGTTTAGCTGACTATAGGCAGAAAATACAAACTGGATACAACGCTGACAGAAAGAAATCAATGTTATGGTTCCTTCAAACAGTTACATAAATGCATCAAGCTTAGTATTAACTTAATagaattgcaaaaatatactAACCTGCTCTGGGTAATAATTCTGTGTCCTTACCACAAACGATCGCATTCTGATAAATGCTGGAATTGCAATCAATCTGAGTAGAATGGTTGTAATAGCAATTGTTGGTATCCAAGCAATATCAAGGTCAGTGTGTATAAACTCAAGGAGGTTTTGAAGCCAGTTTTGAGGGTAACTCCATCCTCCCAACCTAACATAAAGACACTTTAAGTACTGTTGCATCTACAAAATCTAACAACAAGTTACATGTACATTTATATATTTGCAAACCCATAATCAGAAAAAGATTCAAGTTTGGCAACGCCATCAGCTGCTGCAACAAGTGTTTCTTCATTACCAGACACATAACTCCCACCActtattttttcatcaaatattACACCATTGATTGTGCCTTCTTTTAAAGTTCCGCTATCTAATGTGTCGGTGTTTGTAAAAGTGTGTGCGTTGGCAGGACTGAATGCAGTTTCAtgcaatgaaaagtttcttgtgatgGTTAAGAAGCATGGTTGTCGggaaaacacaaatttatttaatgaTAAGGATGAAAAGTTTCGTGTACTGCAAGAGGACAAGTATCTTACAGCATTTCTTGACAAAGCAATTCTTGCTTTTACAAAACTTAAGTAAATCattctgcaaaaataaaactgtgaTATGTATATACAACTTCCCTGCATTACATAAACAATGAAAAAGAGTTGcgtggggggggggggggatGGCATGGGAAGGCAGAGAATCTCATGGGCATCGCAGTGTGCTGTCCCAGATTTTGTGTTATAAAGTAACCTTTAAAtgtaaaaccaaacaaaatcCAACGCTCTATACCCTGTccaacttttaaacaaaaaacaaaaatctcaTACAtttacaacttcaaaaaatgtaaCTAATGAGAATAACAACTTAAAACACACACGCACAGTCAGTACATAAAACTATATtacatttaaagaaaaaacaagctATGGTATACAATATAAAGaatctttttcaaaaagtaGGACTTAAAAAATGATATAACTTTTTACTCAGATAAATACAATATATGTCGATAAACCCTTTCCAAGTTAGGCCACCAGTTTTTTGGacggcaagattttttcaatcgCCTATatttaacaatgaaaaatgtgaaaccactttgattctttttaaattaCCAATTTCGAGTTCtgggcattggattgtaaagattttggTGTGTAGCATGTGAATTACTatacataataaaaaaaaaatattgaaaatatgttgcttaTAAGAATATATTACAGCAGTTGCCACAGTTTGAAACTTACCACAGTTTGAAACATCAGCACTGGACTTGTTCAATATGACGTCTAGATACATAGTAAGCGAAGCATGCAAGGTAAAATGCATAAGGGTTTGCATGGTGTCGGCAGCACATGAGAATGTAgtaattctgtttttattaacttttacttggttattttaaacattgctTGACATGCTAAACAAAACACCAACACGCAATCATTACGACTTAAAAATGATATAATATTTTACTCTGATAGATACAGTATATGTCTATAGACCCTTTAAACAATGCTTGACATGCTAAACAAAATTAGCCTACGTAATGCATGGCAGGTTACACACAAACACTAACACATTTTTGCATGCTTTGCTGACTACATATCTAGACATCATTTACAATAAATCCAGTGTGTAGGATTGAAaccgctgtaaaataaaaactagttaacaaactttcaatattttttttctttatcccgtaaaaaaattcatatgcTACTCATTTgggcaaaatttttacaatccaATTGGCAGaatgcttaaaatttaaagaagaatcaaagtgggttaACAATTTCCATTGTCAAGTATAGGCAATcgaaaaaaatcttgccacatCCAAAAATGGCAGCCATAACTCGAAGAGTCTATCACCCAGCACTTTTCTTAataagtttttgtaaaatagaAACACATCTATCAGTCTTACTAGCGCCATTAGGGGGTGGTATTGGGCCATAAGCTTTTTATGAAACTTTAATTACTTTTCGTTGATCATA includes the following:
- the LOC143445307 gene encoding mitochondrial inner membrane protein OXA1L-like isoform X2, with product MRSFVVRTQNYYPEQMKLQMKAMTATNEFEKKANASKYMNFMREKNINPIKPLLFQLPIGLIYLSFFGALREMSQAKLPSLTESGMLWFTDLTVADPYFLLPVLACMSMSFILRYGAASGEIGSTAEIPALQKVLPWIPFISLPFFVYQPSSLFIFWLTSNVYSFVQLKLFLNPRLQRALGIPELVEHPADVKAEIKAFKENMFNMRRHAMNQAKKAKSDDYQAAQQKIQELQEKLKKQQQEHLKKEREKRASQRK
- the LOC143445307 gene encoding mitochondrial inner membrane protein OXA1L-like isoform X1, translated to MIYLSFVKARIALSRNAVRYLSSCSTRNFSSLSLNKFVFSRQPCFLTITRNFSLHETAFSPANAHTFTNTDTLDSGTLKEGTINGVIFDEKISGGSYVSGNEETLVAAADGVAKLESFSDYGLGGWSYPQNWLQNLLEFIHTDLDIAWIPTIAITTILLRLIAIPAFIRMRSFVVRTQNYYPEQMKLQMKAMTATNEFEKKANASKYMNFMREKNINPIKPLLFQLPIGLIYLSFFGALREMSQAKLPSLTESGMLWFTDLTVADPYFLLPVLACMSMSFILRYGAASGEIGSTAEIPALQKVLPWIPFISLPFFVYQPSSLFIFWLTSNVYSFVQLKLFLNPRLQRALGIPELVEHPADVKAEIKAFKENMFNMRRHAMNQAKKAKSDDYQAAQQKIQELQEKLKKQQQEHLKKEREKRASQRK